In a single window of the Bactrocera dorsalis isolate Fly_Bdor chromosome 2, ASM2337382v1, whole genome shotgun sequence genome:
- the LOC105222615 gene encoding uncharacterized protein LOC105222615 yields the protein MRAFIVLCLFAAACADNLGYNYRPEGQSDAGLSFAPSGSSGGLGGLSGLSGPSSNYGAATQVSPSYSAPAAEFDKEFYSYTADEDDFNEPAGSEQLEAALKKNLRVIFVKGPENNGLENAALNLARHAAEQKTAIYVLQKQADLGDLANKLQSQYDHTGHKPDVHFVKYRTPEDALNAQRAIQSQYDQLGGNSQSHDGGVAPVHNFASEATRQAPRIVSSPGATYLPSSIIRV from the coding sequence ATGCGTGCCTTCATCGTCCTCTGTTTATTTGCCGCTGCCTGCGCCGACAACTTGGGCTACAACTATCGCCCGGAAGGACAATCAGACGCCGGTCTCTCGTTTGCACCAAGTGGCAGTAGTGGTGGACTTGGTGGTTTGAGCGGACTAAGTGGACCAAGTAGCAACTATGGTGCTGCCACGCAAGTTTCACCTTCTTACTCCGCACCCGCCGCTGAATTCGACAAGGAGTTCTACAGCTACACTGCTGATGAGGATGATTTCAATGAACCTGCTGGCAGTGAACAACTAGAAGCTGCACTGAAGAAGAATCTGCGTGTTATCTTCGTTAAGGGACCCGAAAATAATGGCTTGGAGAACGCCGCCCTCAATCTTGCCAGACATGCGGCCGAACAGAAGACCGCCATCtatgttctacaaaaacaagccGACTTGGGTGATCTGGCCAACAAATTGCAGTCTCAATACGACCATACAGGTCATAAACCCGATGTACATTTCGTCAAGTACCGTACCCCAGAGGATGCTCTCAATGCTCAACGCGCTATTCAATCACAATACGATCAATTGGGTGGCAACTCTCAATCGCACGATGGTGGCGTGGCTCCTGTACACAATTTTGCTTCTGAGGCTACTCGTCAAGCGCCACGTATTGTAAGCTCGCCGGGTGCCACTTACTTGCCTTCCTCGATTATTCGTGTTTAA